The sequence TTGTGGCGTAAAAACACGACAGCACAGATTACAACCCTACCTGCCTCCTCTGTCAGAACAGCGGTGTGGGAATCATTGAATGGagaaaaattaccattttttcgTATAGCTGCTGATTCCCTGCTGAACTTTCAGCTTCCTATTGGGACAGATAAGGCAATACAAGCGCTACCCATCTAATCATTGAAAAAAGAACAAGTTTAGTGTTACTTTGGTTTCTTTTAAGAAAACATGAATTCAATAAAGGCTACatattgaatattaataatggtTCAAATTTCGAATCGCAAGGGTCTTCAGTCTGTTTTATTGATTTCCTGCCGGCACAATACCCTCAAATCGTCGAAACCATTTTAACCGAAGCAATCTTGTATGAATCCAAATGCCGCCCAAATAAAGCCGAAACCGCGTATGCTCTCTACCTTCTTCCTCGGCTTTAATTGCAGCAAGATCAGAGAAGAGCACATCAGTTGTTAATACGGAATGTAGCATATGTACTACTCCGGTAACTATAGCAATTATCGCCTGTGCCTTCGAAtagcgaaaaaagggatgaactgCTTCATCTTCGATTATATCCAAACcggataaataaattaaatataaatccTTTTCTGCATGATAAAGTGTAGTTATTGCCGTTATTATATAGCCAAGGCATACGATGCCATTCCAAATGGCTTCACGTAGCATCGTCGGATCATTGTTCATGCAAATATCTATGCAACCAAAAAAGCTTACACATGTAAATATGGAGAAGACGGTAATATATAGATAGAGATCTTGCGAGACCTCCACATTTAGAAATCCTTCGATTTGTATTCCCATACAAAGACAGCCCAAACAGCCCTCCACAAATTTAAAAGTAAACCAAATGCTACGCATTGTGCAATATTTTTTTCACGATTCTTTCGCTCTTAAGCACTGCTTTACTTTTTTGCTTTTgacttttttctaaaaattgtttttcaacTTTGACAATTCGTATTTAGAACAAGTGCTTCCCAAATATGAACTTCTCCTAAACTCCGAAAGTCTATGGGTCTACACTTATTTCATTTACAGCCGGTATATTTCTACATCTCGATTACAGCTTGAGACTCAATCAAAACCTTATCTTCCTTagaagcggactgtggatgagttggacCTAACCATTGGAGAGTATCAAATAAAgtcaaagcctttcttgaaatatttatgAGTAAACATTGACtttaaactaacttttaaggaagACTTCAGGGCGGTGAGAGAGAAGTTCCTAGAGTTAGTGGAgcactatggagttcttgtttggtggaaagccacataaaaaacaacctacctcaaaaaatttgagtggTATGCGgaatatcaatgcttagcattacgggagctctgaaaacaaccccgacggctgcactg is a genomic window of Eurosta solidaginis isolate ZX-2024a chromosome 4, ASM4086904v1, whole genome shotgun sequence containing:
- the LOC137248713 gene encoding uncharacterized protein, which encodes MRSIWFTFKFVEGCLGCLCMGIQIEGFLNVEVSQDLYLYITVFSIFTCVSFFGCIDICMNNDPTMLREAIWNGIVCLGYIITAITTLYHAEKDLYLIYLSGLDIIEDEAVHPFFRYSKAQAIIAIVTGVVHMLHSVLTTDVLFSDLAAIKAEEEGREHTRFRLYLGGIWIHTRLLRLKWFRRFEGIVPAGNQ